CCGTTACGATCCGCGTGAATATCTGCTGCTGACGGTGCCGCTGCCGTTTGAGTGCGAAACCTTCGCCACCGCGGAAGAACCGCTCGCGGGCATCCGCATTAATATCGATTTACTACAGCTGCAGGCGCTGGTGATGGAGATTGGCGAGGATGACCATTTCCGGCCTGCTTCCTGTTCCTGCGGGATTAATTCCGGCGTGCTGACCGATGACATTCTCTGCGCCGTCGAGCGGTTGCTGGAGGTGTTAGAGCAGCCGCTGGATGCGCGCATTCTTGGCAAACAGATTGTGCGTGAAATTCTCTACCACGTGCTGAAAGGGCCGGGCGGCGGGGCGCTGATGGCGCTGGTAAGCCGCCAGACGCATTTCAGTCTGATAAGCCGTGCGATAAGGCGCATCGAAACCCGCTACGCCGAAAGCCTGACGGTCGAGCAACTGGCGGCGGAAGCCAACATGAGCGTCTCGGCGTTTCACCATAATTTCAAAGCGGTGACCAGCACGTCGCCGCTGCAATACCTGAAAACCTGGCGGTTGCAGAAGGCGCGGCTGCTGATGGCGCATAACGGCATGAAGGCCAGCGCAGCGGCGATGCAGGTGGGGTATGAGAGCGCGTCGCAGTTCAGCCGTGAATTTAAACGCTATTTCGGGGTAACGCCGGGAGAGGATGCCGCGCGCCTGCGCGCGCTGTCGTGAGCGGAGTTTGCGCTCCGCCCGGAAAGACTTACTGCGCTTTTTTCTTTAATACCACCAACAGCGCGCCAAGCAGGCCGATGACCAGCAGCGCGATGGGCAGGATCATCAGGAAGGTCATCACCTGATCTTCATGGCGTTTCA
The genomic region above belongs to Cronobacter malonaticus LMG 23826 and contains:
- a CDS encoding AraC family transcriptional regulator — protein: MNRDAICRNITEEIKRLKEKEKTLSFLPPEIRLLYGTTPGARTPVIYQPGIIFLFSGHKTGYLNDKVFRYDPREYLLLTVPLPFECETFATAEEPLAGIRINIDLLQLQALVMEIGEDDHFRPASCSCGINSGVLTDDILCAVERLLEVLEQPLDARILGKQIVREILYHVLKGPGGGALMALVSRQTHFSLISRAIRRIETRYAESLTVEQLAAEANMSVSAFHHNFKAVTSTSPLQYLKTWRLQKARLLMAHNGMKASAAAMQVGYESASQFSREFKRYFGVTPGEDAARLRALS